Within Leptospira brenneri, the genomic segment ACACTGAGTGTTCCGCAAATGGCCCTGAGTGCAATTTGAATGCAGTTAAAGAAGTTTTTAATCTAAGAAGAGCGGACTCAGTATCTCCTAAATCTTTAGAAGGGAATCCAGGGATTTGACTAGCTTTTGTATAAGCCCCTTTAGAAATAAGTTTTGCAAACTTATACTTGCCCAATAATTTATTGACTGTACTTATTTTATTCGCTACTCCGATTCGCTGTATTGATAATTCGATAGATTCCGCTAAAAAATCATAAACTTGAGTTAAAGTAACATCTGCTTTCTGTTTCTTTTCGCAAGCGACAATAATCGATAACTCTCTCTCGATATCGTCTATCGTTTTAAGTTTTAAAGTTAACTTCATTTTTCCTCTATTCGTTG encodes:
- a CDS encoding DUF1569 domain-containing protein, with amino-acid sequence MKLTLKLKTIDDIERELSIIVACEKKQKADVTLTQVYDFLAESIELSIQRIGVANKISTVNKLLGKYKFAKLISKGAYTKASQIPGFPSKDLGDTESALLRLKTSLTAFKLHSGPFAEHSVFGELDKKQWERIHGILAMFLFGYIQLYGDEKLRFAKERELKKEKAFADKKHHHHHQQQKKKDDHDTKPSGHNNRKWKNKKKTHHKGNKNQGGGSR